A region of Littorina saxatilis isolate snail1 unplaced genomic scaffold, US_GU_Lsax_2.0 SUPER_17_unloc_1, whole genome shotgun sequence DNA encodes the following proteins:
- the LOC138954189 gene encoding ribonucleoside-diphosphate reductase small subunit-like, with protein MAEYVKSLPNGPVRAELVEQLKQYPVSMLLDAVKDNPNHTTNDFVEREMYKIKELKLLRELKPEFWEEDEERHTLLPIKLKDIWAEYIKQRACFWTPGDVSFEKDDYDSLSDPHKRIMKYIMGFFSVADSIVNENIFTNLLKNMPTLEAKFMYMMQEAQENVHNEVYSKMVDAYIKDPEEKKAIFRAALDMKAIKRKVDWAKKWLNEADGLAQVIVAFLIVECLLFPVIFAIIYWMLSEKNLPLEGFFFSNEFIARDEGMHGDAGITVYNNYFPEETKLSQETVQSMIAEAIEADHEFVIEAFDGNKFPGMTPEMLMQYARFLGDQTLMQLNYEPMYNVDNPFRFMQNLGMDGRTDFFAKRVSEYRKDSPSGEEASTFDIISDDI; from the coding sequence ATGGCAGAATATGTCAAGAGCCTGCCCAACGGGCCCGTCAGGGCGGAACTGGTCGAGCAACTCAAACAATACCCGGTTTCTATGCTCCTCGATGCCGTCAAGGACAACCCCAACCACACAACCAACGATTTCGTTGAGCGGGAGATGTACAAGATCAAAGAGCTAAAGTTGCTCCGGGAGCTCAAACCGGAATTCTGGGAGGAAGACGAGGAACGCCACACGCTACTCCCCATCAAGCTCAAAGACATCTGGGCAGAGTACATAAAACAAAGGGCGTGCTTCTGGACCCCGGGGGATGTATCGTTCGAGAAGGACGATTACGACTCTCTGTCCGACCCTCACAAGCGTATCATGAAGTATATCATGGGGTTCTTCAGCGTGGCCGACTCTATAGTCAACGAGAACATCTTCACCAACCTCTTGAAGAACATGCCGACCCTAGAGGccaagtttatgtacatgatgCAAGAGGCCCAAGAGAACGTTCACAACGAGGTGTACAGCAAAATGGTTGACGCGTATATCAAGGACCCCGAGGAAAAAAAAGCCATCTTCAGAGCCGCCCTCGACATGAAGGCCATCAAGCGAAAGGTGGACTGGGCCAAGAAGTGGCTCAACGAGGCCGACGGGCTAGCTCAGGTCATAGTGGCGTTCCTCATCGTTGAGTGTCTGCTATTCCCGGTCATCTTCGCCATCATCTATTGGATGCTTTCCGAGAAGAATCTGCCCCTCGAAGGGTTCTTCTTCAGCAACGAGTTTATCGCCAGAGACGAGGGCATGCACGGTGATGCGGGCATCACAGTGTACAACAACTACTTCCCCGAGGAGACCAAGCTGTCGCAGGAGACGGTTCAAAGCATGATCGCGGAAGCAATCGAAGCTGACCACGAGTTTGTCATCGAGGCGTTTGACGGCAACAAGTTCCCTGGTATGACCCCGGAGATGCTGATGCAATACGCCAGGTTCCTCGGAGACCAGACCCTGATGCAGCTCAATTACGAGCCCATGTATAACGTGGATAACCCCTTCAGGTTCATGCAGAACCTCGGTATGGACGGGCGTACCGACTTCTTTGCCAAAAGGGTCTCTGAATACAGGAAGGACAGTCCCTCGGGGGAGGAAGCGTCTACCTTTGATATCATCAGTGATGATATCTGA
- the LOC138954190 gene encoding myosin-11-like codes for MASLKRYPLPFQRVRKLVYAVVNGDLEYVRSVVPKQVNVNQAVIPYPGGASTYLAFIAVDHNKPEALEYLIEHGLDSSVKDRQGMNLFCKVANMPHISKEFTDKLFVEQNGSLNNLLNDQTASGNTAVHLAVSNLYTLTAMLRMTDELRVATIRNIQGDTALALAIKTGGKDNPTVATMLAEYAMNVSHEPLSTTDRDGYTPIELAGMYGITSLVRLLTSGRRRHKHRTPSPQMSRSMSRSTISVASARGSDDEEGSMYEDEMFVHKSASEERLDNGGLVAEIIRLQETNERLQAELDDIVANIPTGRISEEDCNLAVDNTKRLLKDEMDQMRSDLETVIEKKDAHIVELTRTLGNYPETEKLREKIRDLEKNKDALVSDRNTLGDMFTEVNNINEHLKDNLAKKDEELAAAEGYRSELTDQQALLMERVKLASATIMALRATVDTLREDVDTLWDSVDGRNQLVDELQDTIASKDREIEMIRESAEGDAKDLTRKIAGLRAVVAEKSEAASAHGKLLNDQKARISALQVEVEALQDDVADQEDVIREKDEEKGALADVDNKKIGTLEARLAKFGNLETALRATKQELAAAKDESITKNEVINDLKYQLGKHAQVTAGMRNKLDEMKGELTGRTRDIQKRLDEQTRELADRYFEIKTLREERSDCDLEIKTLRQELDGLDLERANLREELDGRNREIQESQASVQALTAKVEKQTSSLSEAMNKKFAIEKDLVTAENTVASLEDDKETHKKALGKAIKDHNDYMTRTVLEIETREKQIQTLEGRLRTVAGTKNQLEEVTSKLDVANGKVANLTGELESLKKDYARQLKDAKDEAGADIKKVKNAYKEQLDAVNEAHEQNLNMIKTKLAAAKSAFDKQIAEYEQECETALEEEMQRNKKVVEEMKQDHQIEIDNLKEQHKDALEDIYKTCTDEISDSNRMRQIRQLKQELMDLEDATDVKMRAAESHHQAELRELLDKIEALKRDNSKLKRCVEVDALTSICNTVGIS; via the coding sequence ATGGCTTCCTTAAAGAGATATCCACTACCATTTCAGAGGGTGCGCAAACTGGTCTATGCCGTGGTGAACGGCGACCTAGAGTATGTACGGTCTGTAGTTCCGAAGCAAGTAAATGTCAACCAGGCAGTTATTCCTTACCCGGGGGGTGCATCTACCTACTTGGCATTTATTGCAGTAGACCACAACAAGCCCGAGGCGCTAGAGTACCTGATAGAGCACGGTCTAGACTCGTCCGTCAAGGACAGGCAGGGCATGAACTTGTTTTGCAAGGTGGCCAATATGCCGCACATAAGCAAAGAGTTCACGGATAAGCTGTTTGTCGAGCAAAATGGTTCTTTGAACAACCTTTTGAACGATCAAACTGCCTCGGGCAACACTGCGGTGCATTTGGCTGTGAGCAACCTGTATACCCTGACGGCCATGTTGCGCATGACAGATGAGCTGCGGGTTGCCACGATAAGAAACATTCAGGGTGACACGGCTCTCGCTCTGGCCATCAAGACTGGGGGAAAAGATAACCCTACTGTAGCAACTATGCTGGCCGAATATGCCATGAACGTGTCTCACGAGCCTCTCAGCACTACAGACAGAGACGGGTACACTCCCATAGAGCTAGCCGGAATGTACGGTATAACTAGTCTGGTACGACTCTTGACGTCAGGTCGGAGGCGACATAAGCACAGAACGCCCTCACCCCAGATGTCTAGGTCAATGTCGAGGTCTACTATATCTGTGGCTAGTGCCCGTGGGTCAGACGACGAAGAGGGGTCTATGTACGAAGATGAGATGTTTGTCCACAAAAGCGCCTCTGAAGAAAGATTGGATAACGGTGGTCTAGTGGCCGAGATTATACGCCTACAAGAAACTAACGAACGGTTGCAGGCTGAGCTCGATGATATTGTGGCTAACATTCCCACGGGTCGTATCTCGGAGGAAGATTGCAACCTGGCCGTGGACAACACCAAACGGTTACTCAAAGACGAGATGGATCAGATGAGATCCGACTTGGAGACGGTTATAGAGAAGAAAGACGCCCACATCGTGGAGCTCACCCGGACCTTGGGGAACTACCCCGAGACTGAAAAGCTGCGGGAGAAGATTCGTGACCTGGAAAAAAACAAGGACGCCTTGGTCTCGGACAGAAACACCCTCGGGGATATGTTTACGGAGGTAAATAATATCAACGAACACCTGAAGGACAATTTGGCTAAGAAAGACGAGGAACTGGCTGCGGCCGAGGGGTATAGATCGGAACTGACCGATCAACAAGCTCTGCTCATGGAGAGGGTTAAACTGGCTTCGGCTACCATTATGGCCTTGCGGGCCACAGTAGATACACTTAGAGAAGATGTAGACACCCTGTGGGACAGCGTGGACGGCCGCAACCAGTTGGTTGACGAGCTCCAAGACACCATAGCCTCAAAGGACAGGGAGATCGAGATGATCAGAGAATCTGCCGAGGGAGACGCCAAAGACCTGACTAGAAAGATTGCCGGCCTGCGGGCTGTGGTGGCTGAGAAAAGTGAAGCCGCTTCCGCCCACGGGAAACTTCTAAACGATCAAAAGGCCCGCATATCCGCCCTTCAAGTTGAAGTGGAGGCGCTCCAAGATGATGTAGCTGACCAAGAAGACGTCATCAGAGAGAAGGACGAAGAGAAAGGTGCTTTAGCAGACGTCGATAATAAGAAAATTGGCACCCTCGAAGCCCGTCTGGCCAAGTTTGGGAACTTAGAGACTGCGCTCAGAGCCACCAAACAAGAGCTGGCCGCCGCTAAGGACGAGTCTATCACGAAAAACGAGGTGATTAACGACCTCAAATACCAATTAGGTAAACACGCTCAGGTGACTGCCGGGATGAGAAACAAGCTGGACGAGATGAAAGGCGAGCTGACCGGTAGAACTCGAGATATTCAGAAACGGCTGGACGAACAGACCCGGGAGCTGGCCGATCGATATTTCGAGATAAAGACTCTGCGCGAAGAACGGAGTGATTGTGACCTCGAGATAAAGACTCTGCGCCAGGAACTAGACGGCCTTGACCTCGAGAGAGCAAACCTGCGAGAAGAACTGGACGGTCGCAACCGCGAGATACAAGAAAGCCAAGCATCCGTGCAGGCGCTGACCGCCAAGGTAGAAAAGCAGACGTCTAGTCTGTCCGAGGCCATGAACAAAAAGTTTGCCATCGAGAAAGACCTGGTAACTGCGGAGAATACTGTGGCGTCTCTCGAGGACGATAAAGAGACACACAAGAAAGCGCTCGGAAAGGCCATCAAGGATCATAATGATTACATGACGAGAACTGTCTTGGAGATAGAGACGCGGGAAAAGCAGATCCAGACTCTCGAAGGACGTCTCAGGACTGTGGCGGGCACCAAGAACCAGCTGGAAGAAGTTACCTCGAAGCTAGACGTGGCAAACGGGAAGGTCGCCAACTTGACAGGTGAGCTGGAATCTCTCAAGAAAGATTACGCTCGTCAACTCAAGGACGCAAAAGACGAGGCGGGCGCGGATATTAAAAAGGTAAAGAACGCTTACAAGGAACAGTTGGACGCGGTCAATGAGGCCCACGAGCAAAACTTGAACATGATCAAGACGAAGCTTGCTGCCGCCAAGTCGGCCTTTGACAAGCAAATCGCGGAGTATGAACAGGAATGCGAAACCGCCCTTGAGGAAGAAATGCAACGTAACAAGAAAGTCGTAGAAGAGATGAAACAGGATCATCAGATAGAGATTGACAACCTCAAGGAGCAACACAAGGACGCCTTAGAAGACATATACAAGACCTGCACAGACGAAATCTCTGACAGCAACCGCATGAGGCAAATCAGACAGCTTAAACAGGAGCTGATGGACCTCGAGGACGCCACAGACGTCAAGATGAGAGCTGCGGAGTCTCACCACCAGGCTGAGTTGCGCGAGCTGTTGGACAAGATCGAGGCTCTAAAGCGGGACAACAGCAAGTTAAAACGTTGCGTCGAGGTGGACGCCCTCACGAGCATTTGTAACACGGTGGGGATTAGTTAG